The Campylobacter sp. RM10537 genome has a segment encoding these proteins:
- a CDS encoding ABC transporter permease, whose amino-acid sequence MLLRFISGIMVAFLSTFLCFVMLYFSKGNIAYANGLNSQNKEFVKRIEKNLGLDKPLLIQYKNWLFKAFRGDFGVSFLSGEKVLKIIKERFLNTLILSFSALSILFFLSIFLAFVEYHFKNSFIEKIITFITLNFFALPPLVIALIFIFIFSFFGNFLSIDDIEFKNDFFSRLKYLVFPILVLVLSHLALYLRIARNLIYECFDQIFIQNLYARALKQRDIDCLVLKYCLGSIVSYFGATALNFVMGTYIVENIFNFSGVGFLMIQSIIYKDFPVVLALIFLSVLFTTLLIFISDIISQILNPKLRKYSLV is encoded by the coding sequence GTGCTTTTGCGGTTTATTTCGGGTATTATGGTTGCATTTTTAAGCACTTTTTTATGTTTTGTTATGCTTTATTTTAGCAAAGGTAATATTGCTTATGCAAATGGTTTAAATTCTCAAAATAAAGAATTTGTTAAAAGAATAGAAAAAAATTTAGGACTTGATAAACCTTTATTAATTCAATATAAAAATTGGCTTTTTAAAGCTTTTAGGGGAGATTTTGGAGTATCTTTTTTGAGTGGAGAAAAGGTATTAAAGATCATAAAAGAAAGATTTTTAAATACTTTGATTTTAAGTTTTAGCGCTTTAAGTATTTTATTTTTTTTGAGTATTTTCTTGGCTTTTGTAGAGTATCATTTTAAAAATAGTTTTATAGAAAAAATAATTACTTTTATAACATTAAATTTTTTTGCTCTACCTCCTTTAGTGATCGCATTAATTTTTATATTTATTTTTAGCTTTTTTGGAAATTTTTTATCAATTGATGATATAGAATTTAAAAATGATTTTTTCAGTCGTTTAAAATATCTTGTTTTTCCTATTTTGGTTCTTGTTTTATCTCATTTAGCCTTATATCTAAGAATAGCAAGAAATCTTATTTATGAATGTTTTGATCAAATTTTTATTCAAAATCTTTACGCTAGAGCTTTAAAGCAAAGGGATATTGATTGTTTGGTTTTAAAGTATTGTTTAGGTTCAATTGTTTCTTATTTTGGAGCTACTGCTTTAAATTTTGTTATGGGAACTTATATTGTAGAAAATATTTTTAATTTTAGCGGTGTTGGATTTTTAATGATTCAAAGTATTATTTATAAAGATTTTCCTGTAGTTTTGGCTTTAATTTTTTTAAGTGTTCTTTTTACAACATTATTAATTTTTATCAGTGATATTATTTCTCAAATTTTAAATCCAAAATTAAGAAAGTATTCTCTTGTTTAA
- a CDS encoding ABC transporter permease, whose product MFKFFIYLSPLIALFILALLAPFLASFDILSIHLQNAYQAPSRIYILGTDFLGRDLYSRLLFALRNSLIIGVFSSFLSICFAIFYLFLARLFFYAFWMRILDLFLALPSFLLLMFFQNFISINMLLMSVLIALLHWCFIARIIESELKKMQSLEFYKASIVLGRTPLKIFLKDLLPALKSLIFILFVFNIIHAIATESTLSFFGLGVGFEIPTLGILLNDFSKAVFVGAWWIIFFPLLTLVLLFLPLLWLGNFLQDRWGLRS is encoded by the coding sequence TTGTTTAAATTTTTTATTTATCTTTCACCTTTAATTGCTTTATTCATATTAGCTTTATTAGCACCATTTTTAGCTTCATTTGATATCTTATCAATACATTTGCAAAATGCTTATCAAGCCCCTAGTCGAATTTATATTTTAGGAACTGATTTTTTAGGTAGAGATTTATATTCTCGTTTGCTTTTTGCTTTAAGAAATTCCTTAATAATAGGAGTTTTTAGTTCGTTTTTATCTATTTGTTTTGCGATTTTTTATCTTTTTTTAGCTCGCTTATTTTTTTATGCTTTTTGGATGAGGATATTAGATCTTTTTTTAGCTTTACCCTCTTTTTTATTATTAATGTTTTTTCAAAATTTTATTAGTATAAATATGTTATTAATGAGTGTGTTAATCGCTTTATTGCATTGGTGTTTTATCGCTAGAATAATTGAAAGCGAATTAAAAAAAATGCAAAGTTTGGAATTTTACAAAGCGAGTATAGTTTTAGGAAGAACTCCTTTGAAAATTTTTTTAAAAGACCTTTTACCAGCTTTGAAATCATTGATTTTTATACTTTTTGTTTTTAATATTATCCATGCTATTGCTACAGAATCTACTTTAAGTTTTTTTGGACTTGGTGTAGGATTTGAAATTCCAACCTTGGGAATTTTATTAAATGATTTTTCAAAAGCAGTGTTTGTAGGAGCTTGGTGGATTATTTTTTTTCCGCTTTTAACTCTTGTATTACTTTTTTTACCACTTTTATGGTTGGGTAATTTTTTACAGGATCGTTGGGGGTTAAGATCTTGA
- a CDS encoding ATP-binding cassette domain-containing protein, with the protein MRIKNLNISFKNKILLKNISFDLKKGQALVILGESGIGKSILSKALVRLLNSDFILTADEFSFNGIEILKLNKNQLRHFRSKVALVLQDSESSLYPYIDIGKLCSLILKTHTNLNQNEYKKYVFSYFEKLGFENLDLLWHSYPYELSVGMARRVSLALALLHRPEVLICDEISASLDEKNNQKIIEILKDLKKDKALVCITHDLHLANSLADKFLLIEKDQAKLYTSNRFLKKNNA; encoded by the coding sequence TTGAGAATTAAAAATTTAAACATAAGTTTTAAAAATAAAATTTTGCTAAAAAATATTAGTTTTGATTTAAAAAAAGGTCAAGCTTTAGTTATATTAGGAGAAAGCGGAATAGGGAAAAGTATATTAAGTAAAGCTTTAGTAAGACTTTTAAATTCTGATTTTATTTTAACTGCCGATGAATTTAGTTTTAATGGAATTGAAATTTTAAAACTAAATAAAAATCAACTTAGGCATTTTAGATCCAAAGTAGCGCTAGTATTGCAAGATAGTGAATCAAGCTTGTATCCTTATATAGATATAGGAAAATTATGTTCTCTCATTTTAAAAACTCATACAAATTTAAATCAAAATGAATATAAAAAATATGTTTTTTCTTATTTTGAAAAATTAGGATTTGAAAATTTGGATTTATTGTGGCATTCTTATCCTTATGAGCTAAGTGTAGGAATGGCTAGGAGGGTGAGTTTAGCTTTGGCTTTGTTACATAGACCAGAAGTTTTAATTTGTGATGAGATAAGTGCTTCATTAGATGAAAAAAATAATCAAAAAATTATTGAAATTTTAAAAGATTTAAAAAAAGATAAAGCTTTAGTTTGTATTACTCATGATTTACATTTAGCAAATTCTTTAGCTGATAAATTTCTTCTTATAGAAAAAGATCAAGCTAAGCTTTATACTTCGAATCGATTTTTGAAAAAAAATAATGCTTAA
- a CDS encoding ATP-binding cassette domain-containing protein has protein sequence MLKVHHLSKFYEIRKHWYLKKEKYMIFKNINFSLDQGENLMILGQSGCGKTTLAKILCFLEKPNEGEVLYKNHNLHKISKEKQRLLRKEIQYCFQDQKMALNPYKKIKHLIQDGLENFYLKKNNDIIFDFLDRFGLKQQILELKPYELSGGEASRIGLIRALILKPKLLILDEVTSMLDTKNSNEILYFLNQYQQKYNISYIFITHHKNLFDKFKYKKIQF, from the coding sequence ATGCTTAAAGTGCATCATTTAAGTAAATTTTATGAAATAAGAAAACATTGGTATTTAAAGAAAGAAAAATATATGATTTTTAAAAATATCAATTTTTCTTTAGATCAAGGTGAAAATTTAATGATTTTAGGGCAAAGTGGTTGCGGAAAAACGACTTTAGCAAAAATACTTTGCTTTTTAGAAAAACCAAATGAGGGTGAAGTTTTATATAAAAATCATAATCTGCACAAGATAAGCAAAGAAAAACAAAGACTTTTAAGAAAAGAGATACAATATTGTTTTCAAGATCAAAAAATGGCTTTAAATCCTTATAAAAAAATTAAACATTTAATACAGGATGGCTTGGAAAATTTTTATTTAAAAAAAAATAATGATATAATTTTTGATTTTTTAGATCGCTTTGGTTTAAAACAACAAATTTTAGAACTTAAACCTTATGAACTAAGCGGTGGAGAAGCTTCTCGTATAGGACTTATTCGTGCTTTAATTTTAAAACCAAAATTATTGATTTTAGATGAAGTAACTTCAATGCTTGATACAAAAAATTCTAATGAAATTCTTTATTTTTTAAATCAATATCAGCAAAAATATAATATTTCTTATATTTTTATAACTCATCATAAAAATTTATTTGATAAATTTAAGTATAAAAAAATCCAATTTTAA
- a CDS encoding NAD(P)H-quinone oxidoreductase subunit 3, whose protein sequence is MSHIDVAHPYFGIFLMIVLASIIFFGLVFLASKIGNNFASKNRKRLGLGIYECGPIPVKQANKINSQFFIVALIFILLDIEVVFLFPWALIFKNLGWFGLLEVFVFILLLGVGFLYAYKKGAFTWQSIK, encoded by the coding sequence ATGTCTCATATAGATGTAGCACACCCTTATTTTGGTATCTTTTTAATGATAGTGCTTGCTAGCATAATCTTTTTTGGATTAGTTTTTTTAGCCTCAAAAATTGGTAATAATTTTGCGTCAAAAAATCGAAAAAGATTAGGACTTGGAATTTATGAATGCGGCCCTATACCTGTTAAACAAGCAAATAAAATTAATTCTCAATTTTTTATTGTCGCTTTGATATTTATTCTTTTGGATATTGAAGTTGTATTTTTATTTCCTTGGGCTTTAATTTTTAAAAATTTAGGATGGTTTGGACTTTTAGAAGTATTCGTTTTTATTTTGCTTTTAGGAGTAGGTTTTTTATATGCATATAAAAAAGGAGCGTTTACATGGCAGAGCATCAAGTAA
- a CDS encoding NuoB/complex I 20 kDa subunit family protein, whose protein sequence is MAEHQVNYASGLPVVLTSVDKLVQWGRSNSLWALSYGLACCAIEMMAAGGSRYDFDRFGTIFRASPRHSEVMIIAGTLSKKHAEFTRRLYDMMPEPKWVISMGSCANTGGMFNTYSTVQGVDRIIPVDIYVPGCAPRPESFQFALMILQKRIRKEKASRKIAPKRLV, encoded by the coding sequence ATGGCAGAGCATCAAGTAAATTATGCTAGCGGTTTACCGGTAGTTTTAACCAGTGTTGACAAACTCGTTCAATGGGGTAGAAGCAATTCTTTATGGGCTTTATCATATGGTTTGGCATGCTGTGCTATAGAAATGATGGCAGCAGGGGGTTCAAGATACGATTTTGACCGATTTGGAACTATTTTTAGAGCCTCTCCTCGTCATAGTGAAGTGATGATTATTGCAGGAACTCTAAGCAAAAAACACGCCGAATTTACAAGAAGGCTTTATGATATGATGCCTGAACCTAAGTGGGTTATTTCAATGGGAAGTTGTGCAAATACTGGAGGAATGTTCAATACATATTCTACAGTACAAGGAGTAGATCGTATTATACCTGTAGATATTTATGTCCCAGGTTGTGCTCCTCGCCCTGAAAGTTTTCAATTTGCTTTAATGATTTTGCAAAAAAGAATTCGCAAAGAAAAAGCAAGTCGCAAAATTGCACCAAAAAGGTTGGTATAA
- a CDS encoding NADH-quinone oxidoreductase subunit C encodes MRKYSDKKDVQLKNYYKDRFYHAPHTTKINIDNSDFKQDYEILKDQIGILDSFVELDFWVIKINKEDNIKTLQILKNLGYVSFTEASAVDFVASKNGFEVFYQLLNIDKKIRVRVKTFVGVKERLQSVTSVFKGANWSEREIYDMYGIFIINHPNLKRILMPDDWYGHPLLKTYPLKGDEFAQWYEIDRIFGKEYREIVGPEQRDSGFVDDKDTLNFARIYHETAKGTNPKEVSFKQEYQEDEGVAFVKKVKRDQAKILEKRR; translated from the coding sequence ATGAGAAAATATAGCGATAAAAAAGATGTTCAATTAAAAAACTACTATAAAGATAGGTTTTATCATGCTCCACATACAACCAAGATAAATATTGATAATAGTGATTTTAAACAAGATTATGAAATTTTAAAAGATCAAATTGGAATTTTAGATTCTTTTGTAGAGCTTGATTTTTGGGTGATTAAAATCAATAAAGAAGACAATATTAAAACCTTGCAAATTCTTAAAAATTTAGGTTATGTATCTTTTACAGAAGCAAGTGCTGTTGATTTTGTTGCTTCTAAAAACGGTTTTGAAGTTTTTTATCAACTTTTAAATATTGATAAAAAAATAAGAGTAAGAGTCAAAACTTTTGTAGGAGTTAAAGAAAGACTGCAAAGTGTTACTAGTGTTTTTAAAGGGGCTAATTGGAGCGAAAGGGAAATTTATGATATGTATGGAATATTTATCATCAATCATCCGAATTTAAAACGTATTCTAATGCCTGATGATTGGTATGGTCATCCTCTTTTAAAAACTTATCCTTTAAAGGGAGATGAATTTGCACAATGGTATGAAATTGATAGAATTTTTGGAAAAGAATATCGTGAAATTGTTGGACCTGAACAAAGAGATTCTGGTTTTGTAGATGATAAAGATACTCTTAATTTTGCAAGAATTTATCATGAAACCGCTAAAGGAACTAACCCTAAAGAAGTATCCTTTAAACAAGAATATCAAGAAGATGAAGGTGTTGCTTTTGTAAAAAAAGTTAAACGAGATCAAGCAAAAATCTTAGAGAAAAGGCGTTAA
- the nuoD gene encoding NADH dehydrogenase (quinone) subunit D, with protein sequence MQIPSKLKPYYENIAFEQEDSKMIINLGPQHPSAHGNLRLILELDGEQVVKARPTIGYMHRGMEKMAENMIYQEFIPTTDRMDYVAASSNNYAYCAAVEKLCGLEIPRRAQVIRMILLELNRIGSHLLWLATHALDIGAMTVFLYCFREREYVLDLIEKYCGARLTHSSMRIGGVMLDLPEGFLQELLAFCDKFPKDIADYEALLDDNRIWRLRTENVGMVTKEQVLNWGCTGVLLRGSGICYDIRKEEPYLLYDEVDFSVPYATQGDSYARYKIYMQEFRESLKILRQCAALYKDTPPEILANHPEYVSASKEQILTQNYSLMQHFVLVTQGLKPPKGEVYVPTESPKGELGFFIHSDGSGRPYRLKARTPSYWHCSFFEEMLVGTYLADVVAIMGNVNIVLGEIDR encoded by the coding sequence ATGCAAATTCCTAGCAAGTTAAAACCTTATTATGAAAATATAGCTTTTGAACAAGAAGATTCGAAGATGATTATTAATTTAGGGCCTCAACATCCTTCAGCACATGGAAATTTGCGTCTTATTTTGGAGCTTGATGGAGAACAGGTTGTTAAGGCACGTCCAACTATTGGTTATATGCATCGTGGTATGGAAAAAATGGCTGAAAATATGATCTATCAAGAATTTATTCCTACGACTGATAGAATGGATTATGTTGCAGCTTCTTCAAATAATTACGCTTATTGTGCCGCGGTTGAAAAATTATGTGGTTTAGAAATTCCGCGTAGAGCTCAAGTTATTCGTATGATACTTTTAGAGCTTAATCGCATTGGATCACATTTACTTTGGCTTGCAACTCATGCACTTGATATTGGGGCTATGACGGTATTTTTGTATTGTTTTAGAGAAAGAGAATATGTTTTAGATTTGATTGAAAAATATTGTGGAGCAAGATTAACACATTCTTCAATGAGGATTGGCGGAGTAATGCTTGATTTGCCTGAGGGGTTTTTGCAAGAACTTTTAGCCTTTTGTGATAAATTTCCTAAAGATATTGCTGATTATGAAGCTTTATTAGATGATAATCGAATTTGGCGTTTAAGAACTGAAAATGTTGGTATGGTAACTAAAGAACAAGTTTTAAATTGGGGTTGTACTGGAGTACTTTTAAGAGGAAGTGGAATTTGCTACGATATACGCAAAGAGGAACCTTATTTACTATATGATGAGGTAGATTTTAGTGTACCTTATGCAACTCAAGGGGATTCTTATGCAAGATATAAAATTTATATGCAAGAATTTAGAGAAAGTCTTAAAATTTTAAGACAATGTGCAGCTCTTTACAAGGATACACCACCTGAAATTTTAGCTAATCATCCAGAATATGTTAGCGCTTCAAAAGAGCAAATTTTAACACAAAATTATTCACTCATGCAACATTTTGTTTTAGTTACTCAAGGTTTAAAACCTCCAAAAGGTGAAGTTTATGTGCCTACTGAAAGTCCAAAAGGTGAATTAGGATTTTTTATTCATAGTGATGGAAGTGGGAGACCTTATCGTTTAAAAGCTAGAACTCCTAGTTATTGGCATTGTTCTTTTTTTGAAGAAATGTTAGTGGGAACATATTTAGCGGATGTAGTTGCAATCATGGGTAATGTAAATATAGTTTTAGGTGAGATTGATCGATGA
- a CDS encoding NADH-ubiquinone oxidoreductase subunit E family protein → MRRVDLRKSKVLFEDLAQVIKEAKAGEVLVILFEIGDFSAVEKSFSFVKENGCELLNSLKFNQVDWTIVIKKESV, encoded by the coding sequence ATGAGAAGGGTAGATTTAAGAAAGAGCAAGGTGCTCTTTGAGGATTTAGCACAAGTTATTAAAGAAGCTAAGGCAGGAGAAGTATTAGTGATTCTTTTTGAAATTGGTGATTTTTCTGCCGTAGAAAAAAGTTTTTCTTTCGTAAAAGAAAATGGATGCGAACTTCTTAATTCTTTAAAATTTAATCAAGTTGATTGGACTATAGTTATTAAAAAGGAAAGTGTATGA
- a CDS encoding NADH-quinone oxidoreductase subunit G, translated as MTVKINGIDCAFEEGEYILNIARRNDIFIPAICYLTGCSPTLACRMCMVEADGKKVYSCNTKAKDGMVVESDLQNLWDERNEIMQAYCINHPLECGVCDKSGECELQNFTHKSRVNAQKHWIKDTHKPHKHWGMINYDPALCIVCERCVTVCKDKIGESALKTVPRGGDSVDTSFKETMGKDAYAIWTKFQKSLIGPSNGESLNCSFCGECTSVCPTGALIGSKFQYSSNAWELTRIPASNPHSSDCELMYYDIKQSGISDQKPKIYRVSNDFAFATLNKAARFGFDTENEAIKDEKAFNELVTLFEKNEIKNIQFNSFITNEEALILQNLKHKFNLNLINKEALKFKEFLNEFIENSGEMYNAISDDITKSDFLVVLGTLLRYDAPTLSYKVNNSLVMNKGAGIYFHPIGDLGVEKYSKNFISCIHKSGDEEQILYFLLQKFSTDESVKTHLAEFFVKENKEIEETINEEVIEKVIEKDEEGNEVEKEIKKLVPKKVKKNIEVQRSVFAKNLGLDENKLEDLLLKKSKFTLVVGSDFYFHRDAKKLAKLLALVQTSTPFKVFLNPTHTNTLGVAMICDLSVDKVQGKTLGYNEKGDFTFSYEEHANLASSSLNQQEGTFLNYDKRIVPTNAALEFGGYYLNDLANALGFDQEYTIDYTKRLPIDKGFSPIEFDNLENYYTNGGECKRGYQLNLNCFKKNAKKEFVTPNFNILEPKDNDILLYSANPSYQFGRFSNRASAISEAIFIGISENLANERNLKDKDLVKITINNKEINLSVRVDKDLKNGAYLPYFDEKIDTLSFFDQRFVLAQIQKIGANNE; from the coding sequence ATGACAGTTAAAATAAATGGTATAGATTGCGCCTTTGAAGAAGGCGAATATATCCTTAATATAGCAAGAAGAAATGATATTTTTATTCCTGCAATTTGTTATTTAACCGGCTGTAGTCCTACTTTAGCATGTCGTATGTGTATGGTAGAGGCTGATGGTAAAAAAGTTTATTCTTGTAATACTAAAGCAAAAGATGGTATGGTTGTAGAAAGTGATTTGCAAAATTTATGGGATGAAAGAAATGAGATTATGCAAGCTTATTGCATTAATCATCCATTAGAATGTGGAGTTTGTGATAAATCCGGAGAATGTGAACTTCAAAATTTTACACATAAATCTAGAGTAAATGCACAAAAACATTGGATTAAAGATACTCATAAGCCTCATAAACACTGGGGAATGATTAATTATGACCCTGCACTTTGCATTGTTTGTGAACGTTGTGTTACAGTTTGTAAAGATAAAATTGGAGAAAGTGCTTTAAAAACTGTTCCTCGCGGAGGGGATAGTGTTGATACCAGCTTTAAAGAAACAATGGGTAAAGATGCCTATGCAATTTGGACGAAATTTCAAAAAAGTTTAATTGGTCCTTCAAATGGAGAAAGCTTAAATTGTTCATTTTGTGGAGAGTGTACAAGTGTATGTCCAACAGGAGCTTTAATTGGATCAAAATTTCAATACAGTTCTAATGCTTGGGAGCTTACAAGAATTCCAGCGTCAAATCCTCATTCTAGCGATTGTGAGCTTATGTATTATGATATTAAACAAAGTGGCATTAGTGATCAAAAACCTAAAATTTATCGTGTAAGTAATGATTTTGCTTTCGCAACTTTAAATAAAGCTGCAAGATTTGGTTTTGATACTGAAAATGAAGCTATAAAGGATGAAAAAGCTTTTAATGAACTTGTAACTCTTTTTGAAAAAAATGAAATTAAAAATATTCAATTTAATAGTTTTATAACTAATGAAGAAGCTTTGATTTTACAAAATTTAAAGCATAAATTTAATCTTAATCTTATTAATAAAGAGGCTTTAAAATTTAAAGAATTTCTCAATGAATTCATAGAAAATTCAGGAGAAATGTATAATGCTATAAGTGATGATATTACTAAGAGTGATTTTTTGGTAGTTTTGGGGACTTTATTAAGATATGATGCGCCAACTTTAAGCTATAAAGTTAATAATTCTTTAGTGATGAATAAAGGAGCTGGAATTTATTTTCATCCTATAGGAGATTTAGGCGTTGAAAAATATTCTAAAAATTTTATTTCATGTATTCATAAAAGTGGAGATGAGGAACAAATTTTATATTTTTTACTTCAAAAATTTTCAACAGATGAAAGTGTTAAAACTCATTTAGCAGAATTTTTTGTTAAAGAAAATAAAGAAATTGAAGAAACGATTAATGAAGAAGTAATTGAAAAAGTTATAGAAAAAGATGAAGAAGGAAACGAGGTTGAAAAAGAGATAAAAAAACTTGTTCCAAAAAAAGTAAAAAAGAATATAGAAGTGCAACGTTCTGTTTTTGCTAAAAATTTAGGCTTAGATGAAAATAAACTCGAAGATTTATTGCTTAAAAAGTCTAAATTTACTCTTGTGGTAGGTAGTGATTTTTATTTTCATCGTGATGCTAAAAAACTTGCTAAATTATTAGCTTTGGTGCAAACAAGCACTCCTTTTAAAGTTTTTTTAAATCCTACGCATACTAATACTTTAGGTGTAGCTATGATTTGTGATTTAAGTGTTGATAAGGTTCAAGGTAAAACTTTGGGTTATAATGAAAAAGGAGATTTTACATTTTCTTATGAAGAGCATGCTAATTTAGCAAGTTCTAGTTTAAATCAACAAGAAGGAACATTTTTAAATTATGATAAAAGAATAGTTCCAACAAATGCTGCTTTAGAATTTGGTGGATATTATTTAAATGATTTAGCTAATGCTTTAGGATTTGATCAAGAATATACAATTGATTATACAAAAAGATTGCCTATAGATAAAGGTTTTTCTCCTATTGAATTTGATAATTTGGAAAATTATTATACTAATGGTGGAGAATGTAAAAGGGGTTATCAACTCAATTTGAACTGTTTCAAGAAAAATGCCAAGAAAGAATTTGTGACTCCAAATTTTAATATTTTAGAGCCAAAAGATAATGATATTTTACTTTATAGTGCAAATCCTAGTTATCAATTTGGTAGATTTTCTAATCGTGCAAGTGCAATCAGTGAAGCAATATTTATTGGAATTAGTGAAAATTTAGCTAATGAAAGAAATTTAAAAGATAAAGATTTGGTAAAAATTACCATCAATAATAAAGAAATAAACTTGAGTGTGCGTGTAGATAAGGATCTAAAAAATGGAGCTTATTTGCCATATTTTGATGAAAAAATTGATACTTTGAGTTTTTTTGATCAAAGATTTGTTTTAGCGCAAATACAAAAAATAGGAGCAAACAATGAGTGA
- the nuoH gene encoding NADH-quinone oxidoreductase subunit NuoH — MSEFAFFALVTLIKCVIVVAFFATLAGLATYAERKVLAYFQRRIGPDMVGPFGLIQLVADMIKLFTKEDIIPYNSQKIIFAIAPLLSAICAFVSLAAIPMLPEFTLFGHIVQPLISDINVALLFVIGTSGLCFYAVFLGGLSSNNKWSILGAARGLVAIISYESVGALALIAIVMLVGSFSLVDINNYQNDGILSWLIFKQPLAFILFIIALFIETNRTPLCLTENDAEIVAGYGTEYSGLRWGMFFIGEYASMIAGAILISLLFLGGFNSFWIIPGWIMMILKSVFIFFWYFWARAAFPQLRPDQVMRMCYLILIPLAVLNLLITALAVLL; from the coding sequence ATGAGTGAATTTGCTTTTTTTGCTTTAGTAACTTTAATAAAATGTGTTATTGTGGTTGCATTTTTTGCTACATTAGCAGGACTTGCAACCTATGCTGAAAGAAAGGTTTTGGCGTATTTTCAACGTCGTATAGGACCTGATATGGTTGGTCCTTTTGGTTTAATTCAACTTGTTGCTGATATGATTAAACTTTTTACGAAAGAGGATATTATTCCTTATAATTCTCAAAAAATTATTTTCGCAATCGCGCCTCTTTTGTCTGCTATTTGCGCCTTTGTTTCTTTAGCAGCTATTCCAATGCTGCCTGAATTTACACTCTTTGGACATATTGTTCAGCCTTTAATTTCTGATATTAATGTAGCTTTACTTTTTGTTATAGGAACTTCTGGACTTTGTTTTTATGCGGTATTTTTAGGTGGGCTTTCAAGTAATAACAAATGGTCTATTTTAGGTGCTGCAAGAGGGCTTGTGGCTATTATTTCTTATGAAAGTGTTGGAGCTTTAGCTTTAATAGCTATTGTCATGCTTGTGGGCTCTTTTTCTTTGGTAGATATTAATAATTATCAAAATGATGGAATTTTATCTTGGCTTATTTTTAAACAACCTTTAGCTTTTATACTTTTTATTATAGCCCTTTTTATTGAGACCAATAGAACTCCGCTTTGCTTAACTGAAAATGATGCTGAAATTGTTGCTGGTTATGGAACAGAATACTCTGGACTTCGCTGGGGTATGTTTTTTATCGGGGAATACGCTAGTATGATAGCGGGTGCTATTTTAATTTCTTTATTGTTTTTAGGAGGTTTTAATAGTTTTTGGATTATTCCTGGTTGGATTATGATGATATTAAAATCAGTGTTTATTTTCTTTTGGTACTTTTGGGCTAGAGCCGCTTTCCCTCAATTGCGTCCTGATCAGGTAATGAGAATGTGTTATTTAATTTTAATTCCTTTGGCGGTTTTAAATCTTTTAATTACAGCCTTAGCAGTGCTTTTATAG
- the nuoI gene encoding NADH-quinone oxidoreductase subunit NuoI encodes MKNYYLVDEKRKTPITTWQKILQALKRSIKLELFVGLWVVMREMLKRNNSATIKYPLEKLQLDNRYRAVHRLMRFIESENERCIGCGLCEKICISNCIRMETSLDKDGRKKVNNYSINLGRCIYCGFCAEVCPELAIVHGLEYENAAEQRSYFGYKEDFLTPIDKLKQQVEFEGAGSLRKDADLLVKKTPNYYDAMQNKALEDQDQSSQGEVK; translated from the coding sequence ATGAAAAATTATTATTTGGTTGATGAAAAAAGAAAAACACCTATTACTACATGGCAGAAAATTTTACAGGCTTTAAAAAGAAGTATCAAACTCGAGCTTTTTGTAGGTTTATGGGTGGTAATGCGTGAAATGCTTAAGAGAAATAATAGTGCAACTATAAAATATCCTTTAGAAAAACTCCAACTTGATAATCGCTATCGTGCAGTGCATAGACTTATGCGTTTTATAGAAAGTGAAAATGAAAGATGCATAGGTTGTGGACTTTGTGAAAAAATTTGCATTAGTAATTGTATAAGGATGGAAACTTCTTTAGACAAAGATGGGCGTAAAAAAGTAAATAATTATAGTATTAATTTAGGGCGTTGTATTTATTGTGGATTTTGTGCTGAAGTATGTCCAGAACTTGCTATAGTTCATGGTTTAGAATATGAAAATGCAGCGGAACAAAGATCTTATTTTGGTTATAAAGAAGATTTTTTAACTCCTATAGATAAGCTAAAACAACAAGTAGAATTTGAAGGTGCTGGAAGTCTAAGAAAAGATGCAGACTTATTAGTTAAAAAAACACCAAATTATTATGATGCGATGCAAAATAAAGCTTTGGAGGACCAAGATCAAAGTTCGCAAGGAGAAGTCAAATGA